GAACCTCCATCTCCTCCTAAGCAAATCCATgcctcatttcattttccgGCAACTAGCCGCCAAATACGGCCCTCTCCTCCGCCTCCAGCTCGGCGGCGTGCCCTTCCTCATCGTCTCGTCCGTGGAAGCAGCCAAACAGGTCCTTAAAACCCACGACGTGGCCTTCGCGAACCGGCCGACGATGCACGCGGCTACCACCATCACCTACAACTGCTCCAACATTGCCTTCGCCCCCTATGGAGACTACTGGCGTAGCCTGCGCAAGATCTGCACGCTTGAGCTACTCAGCTCAAAGCGCGTCAGGTATTACtgttatattataaatatgtgtgaaGTATAAATACGTGTGGAGTCTGTCATCATTATTaagaataaacaaataaaataaatttatcattttcttctaAAAAAACACCTTCCCGctcttttttaataatttctccAATAAGTATTAATTCCCGGTTGACACGTGTCAGGTACTTCCGCCCCATAAGGGAGGAGGAGAATGCGAATCTGGCGGCGTGGATCGCTTCAAAGGAGGGGTTGCCGGTGAATCTGTCGGAGATTGTGGGGCTGTCGGCTTTTGACATCACGAGCAGGGCATCGGTGGGGGAGGAGACGGAGGAGAAGGAGACGATGGCGGCTGCGATCCAGCAAGGGATCGCGCTGGGGTCTGGTCTTAGTGTCGCTGACCTTTATCCCTCGAATAAGCTGCTCCCTCTCATCACCGGGATGGATTTCAAGATTAGGAAGGTGTTCCGGCAGACAGATAGGGTTTTCGAGAGCATCATACGCCGGCATAGGGCGGCCGGTCAGAGCGATGAACGGTCTGAAGATCTGGTTGATGTCCTCCTCAAGTGCCAGCAAGATGATGCCGGAGTGCCCCTCactaatgataatattaaggCAGTGATATTGGTACGTATTTGActcgtccaccaaaattagtctTTAAGTCTTTCTCTTGTCCTATTATCTCGTAGCAATACTTCAATCACTAATTCTCTttatcactcttactttactagcttttacattaaaatttatgtgatCTGCAattgagactattttttatggacaggtgtagtactaaaaaacaatatactgttacatttttctaataattGGGGTTTTGTTATAAATGATTAGGACATGTTTTTGGCGGGAACGGAAACATCTTCAACTGCGGTGGAGTGGGTGATGTCGGAGATGATAAGAAACCCTAGGACGCTAAAAAAGGCGCAAGAGGAGGTGCGAGATGTTTTCGCAAACAAGGGCTACATAGACGAACAAAACTTCGAGGATCTAAAATACCTCAAATTAGTGGTCAAAGAAACCCTAAGGCTGCACCCACCGGTGCCACTGCTAGTGCCTAGAATAAACAGCGAGAAGTGCGAAATCAACGGCTACCAAATACCGGCTGGAACAAGAGTGATGGTGAATGCATGGGCACTAGGGAGGGATTGTAGCTACTGGGACGAGGCGGAAAAGTTTAACCCGGAGAGATTCGAGGGAAGCAACATTGATTTCAAAGGGAACAATCTTGAGTTCATACCCTTTGGCGCGGGGAGGAGAATGTGCCCTGGCATGTCGTTTGGGCTGGCCAACATAGAGTTCGCGCTTGCTACACTTCTCTATCATTTCGACTGGGAAATGCCGGCCGGTGAAGAGTTGGATATGGAGGAGTCGTTTGGTGCCACTGCTAAACGAAAGAACGATTTGCTTCTCATTCCCACCCTTAAAAGGCCTTTGCGCTCACTCAAATCatgttaatatattttaagttttttaaataattaccTATTGATCTAGGTAAATTTTATGTTActttcaattcaataaatttgttCAACTTTTGTTTCAAAGAATTTTGTCTAATCAacatcatctttttctttctttacaAGTTGCTACCTAGACCTGTCCAAGGTTTACTGATTAGTATGTACTCcgattagatatttttatattggagTCAATGAGTCAATGTTGCGTTTCATATGAGTTAGATAAGTACTATTAAAAGTGCaaaattttcatgaaattaatACATGCAAGGAGACTAGTCTAGCAACTATGCCTCATGGAATCTAGATATGATTGAGACCAAGACATCTTAATAAGAAGAGTGCTTCACTTTGCCACTTGCGTACCAAAGTAGTGTTCGGTTTGTCAGTTGGAGTGGATACAATaagagataaattaaaataaagtttgtctagaattaaataaatcatgctGATGGAGTGAGatgaataatcatgagatGCAATGTAGTCTTAGCATTATAGAGAAAAGTCGAGATATATTATCATGATCGagcttttgaaaaaaaaaagacaatcGAAAAAGAGATGAGATTAAACATGACAACCGAACTCGTTGAACATTTTAGGGTGTTCGGTTTACAAGATTGTATCCtggattaaatatgtattgtgtttggttcatgagattcaatctcacgactcaatcctagatggataaccATAGGAttattagtcatagctaacccctTATGacttaaataatttcacaactcaatcctagatttatcttagtattaatttatctagAAAACCGAACAccattttagaatttttatataaCATAGTAGTATGAAAATTGGGTACTAAAtattcattgatttttttggagAAGCCATGCAAGTTTAAATGTAAATTTAGAGTTTGACTGACTATATGTGAACGCGATTTCAGAATTTCAGCATTGATGGTTACTATATACGGTGTATATCAAATAAGAATACAATTCCTTTGTCATTATGCAAAAATCTCTAACATCGTACGTAACGCTTCACAATAAATGTCAAAAGCAACGTGTCCATATACAGAAGATAATTGACCCATATAAGTGGACGAGCAtagacctgcccaaggtttaccgaaccgatggttaaaaatcaaaaccgtgagaatttacCCGAACCGAAATCGTcaatttttgaaccgtggttcggttcaggttcaaaattttttgaacctgaaccgtGGTGGAACCGCTGGTTCCCAGCGGTTTCAAACCGGAACCGGGAAAAACCGTCGAAAAACCGTGAAACTAAgccggaaccgcaaaaaaccGGTGGTTCAGAACCATGAAAAATCGTAAAAACCGCCGATTCCGAACTGAAACCGAAACCGAAGGTTTTGTAaccggaaccgtaaccgcgaaacaccctcgcggtttggttccggttcaacaatttctaaaaccggaaccggcagTTCCGAACCGTAACTGCCGGTTcctgaaccgtgggcacctctagACGAGCATACATCCACGATATTATGTACTGCCACCGT
The genomic region above belongs to Salvia hispanica cultivar TCC Black 2014 chromosome 3, UniMelb_Shisp_WGS_1.0, whole genome shotgun sequence and contains:
- the LOC125216571 gene encoding desmethyl-deoxy-podophyllotoxin synthase-like, translating into MFELSIIVASILLLLILSMLKKPTQSERDLNRIPGPKRLPVIGNLHLLLSKSMPHFIFRQLAAKYGPLLRLQLGGVPFLIVSSVEAAKQVLKTHDVAFANRPTMHAATTITYNCSNIAFAPYGDYWRSLRKICTLELLSSKRVRYFRPIREEENANLAAWIASKEGLPVNLSEIVGLSAFDITSRASVGEETEEKETMAAAIQQGIALGSGLSVADLYPSNKLLPLITGMDFKIRKVFRQTDRVFESIIRRHRAAGQSDERSEDLVDVLLKCQQDDAGVPLTNDNIKAVILDMFLAGTETSSTAVEWVMSEMIRNPRTLKKAQEEVRDVFANKGYIDEQNFEDLKYLKLVVKETLRLHPPVPLLVPRINSEKCEINGYQIPAGTRVMVNAWALGRDCSYWDEAEKFNPERFEGSNIDFKGNNLEFIPFGAGRRMCPGMSFGLANIEFALATLLYHFDWEMPAGEELDMEESFGATAKRKNDLLLIPTLKRPLRSLKSC